One region of Bacteroidales bacterium genomic DNA includes:
- the rfbB gene encoding dTDP-glucose 4,6-dehydratase, producing MTKSILITGGAGFIGSHVIRLFINKYSEYKIINLDKLTYAGNLENLKDISDKPNYVFEKGDITDNQLVSELFEKYKFSGIIHLAAESHVDRSISDPGAFINTNILGTVNLLNAARSFWKDDFEGKLFYHISTDEVYGSLGETGYFTEETAYDPRSPYSASKASSDHLVRAYMHTYKLPIVISNCSNNYGANQFPEKLIPLAVNNIKNNKQIPIYGKGENIRDWLFVNDHASAIDLVYHKGNNGETYNIGGNNEWTNIDLIHELCKIMDSKLGRKQGESAELITFVKDRAGHDMRYAVDSSKIQNELGWKPSLQFEEGLEKTVDWYLENETWLNNILSGKYEQYYDEQYHKR from the coding sequence ATGACAAAATCAATTTTAATTACCGGAGGTGCCGGATTTATCGGTTCACATGTAATAAGATTATTTATAAATAAATATTCTGAATACAAAATAATTAATCTTGACAAACTGACATATGCAGGAAATCTTGAAAATTTAAAAGATATTTCCGATAAACCAAACTATGTATTTGAAAAAGGTGATATTACAGACAATCAACTTGTTTCAGAATTATTTGAAAAGTATAAATTTTCCGGTATTATTCATCTTGCTGCAGAATCACATGTTGATCGTTCAATATCTGACCCCGGAGCATTTATAAATACCAATATTCTCGGAACAGTTAACTTGTTAAATGCAGCAAGAAGTTTTTGGAAAGATGACTTTGAAGGAAAACTTTTTTATCATATTTCAACTGATGAAGTTTACGGATCATTGGGAGAAACCGGATACTTTACGGAAGAAACAGCATATGACCCGCGAAGTCCGTACTCTGCCTCCAAAGCAAGTTCAGATCATTTGGTAAGAGCATATATGCATACATATAAGTTGCCGATTGTAATATCCAATTGTTCAAACAATTACGGCGCGAATCAGTTTCCTGAAAAATTAATTCCCCTTGCTGTTAATAATATAAAAAACAACAAGCAAATTCCGATTTACGGAAAAGGAGAAAACATAAGAGATTGGTTGTTTGTAAATGATCACGCAAGTGCCATTGATTTGGTATATCATAAAGGGAATAACGGAGAGACATATAATATTGGAGGTAATAATGAATGGACAAATATTGATTTGATTCATGAGCTTTGCAAAATTATGGATAGCAAGTTAGGTCGAAAACAGGGCGAATCTGCTGAATTAATCACATTTGTAAAAGACAGAGCCGGGCATGATATGCGATATGCTGTTGATTCTTCAAAAATTCAAAATGAATTAGGATGGAAACCGTCTTTACAATTTGAAGAAGGACTTGAAAAAACAGTTGATTGGTATTTGGAAAATGAAACATGGTTAAATAATATTCTTTCAGGTAAGTATGAGCAATATTATGATGAGCAATATCATAAAAGGTAA
- a CDS encoding co-chaperone GroES — translation MRELQPINENVLLELEEKTGEQKTASGIIIPDSAKEKEATGKVIALGDIEKPGISVGDTVLYKEYSGNKLEFDGKKYLIIPYEDVLAKVV, via the coding sequence ATGAGAGAGTTACAACCAATAAATGAAAATGTTTTGCTTGAGTTAGAAGAAAAAACAGGTGAGCAAAAAACAGCAAGCGGAATAATTATTCCTGATTCTGCAAAGGAAAAAGAAGCTACCGGAAAAGTTATTGCATTAGGGGATATCGAAAAGCCCGGAATTTCTGTTGGAGATACAGTATTATATAAAGAGTATTCAGGAAATAAACTTGAATTCGACGGTAAAAAATATTTGATTATTCCTTACGAAGATGTATTGGCAAAAGTTGTTTAA
- the atpB gene encoding F0F1 ATP synthase subunit A, whose product MLKNIKVVLIFAFSLALIFSANYAYSQHGEDHHGENGDEKKFNPGEMIMGHIGDEYGWHIMTIGEKHITISLPIIVYSKHSGLSVFMSSKFHHGHSSYKGFHIAEGEDNPNKGKVVEFVGETEVRPYDISITKNTLSLFFSIIIILWIFISVAKEYQRREGQAPKGLQSFLEPLILFVRDDIAKPAIGKKKYIKYTPFLLSIFFFILLNNLLGLVPFFPGGANLTGNIAVTMVLAMFTFVITTINGNRNYWKHIFNTPGVPWWLKLPVPLMPLIEFMSIFIKPFVLMIRLFANITAGHIVALGFFSLIFIFGEMGGVGAGIGGGVFSVVFTIFLTFLELLVALIQAYVFTLLSALYLGMATEEHH is encoded by the coding sequence ATGCTTAAAAATATTAAAGTTGTATTAATCTTTGCTTTTAGCTTAGCTCTTATATTTTCTGCAAATTATGCATATTCTCAACATGGCGAAGATCATCATGGAGAAAACGGTGATGAGAAGAAGTTTAATCCGGGAGAAATGATAATGGGACATATTGGGGATGAATATGGTTGGCATATCATGACAATAGGAGAGAAACACATTACCATTTCTTTACCGATAATTGTTTACAGCAAGCATTCCGGACTTTCTGTTTTTATGTCTTCAAAATTTCATCACGGTCATTCTTCATACAAAGGATTCCATATTGCAGAGGGAGAAGATAATCCGAATAAAGGAAAAGTTGTTGAATTTGTAGGCGAAACAGAAGTAAGGCCTTATGATATTTCAATTACAAAAAATACATTATCTCTTTTTTTCAGCATTATAATAATATTATGGATTTTTATTTCTGTGGCTAAAGAATATCAGAGAAGAGAGGGACAAGCTCCGAAAGGATTGCAATCGTTTCTTGAACCGTTGATTTTATTCGTAAGAGATGATATTGCAAAACCGGCGATAGGAAAGAAAAAATATATAAAATATACACCTTTTTTATTAAGTATTTTTTTCTTTATTCTTCTTAATAACTTATTGGGATTAGTTCCGTTCTTTCCGGGTGGTGCTAATTTAACCGGTAATATTGCCGTTACAATGGTTTTGGCAATGTTTACATTTGTAATTACAACCATCAACGGTAACAGGAATTATTGGAAACATATTTTTAATACACCCGGAGTACCGTGGTGGTTAAAACTTCCGGTTCCGTTAATGCCTTTAATTGAATTTATGAGTATCTTTATTAAACCTTTTGTGCTTATGATACGTTTGTTTGCAAATATAACAGCCGGACATATTGTTGCACTTGGGTTTTTCAGTTTGATTTTTATTTTCGGAGAGATGGGAGGTGTAGGAGCAGGTATCGGAGGCGGAGTATTTTCAGTTGTATTTACAATATTTTTAACATTTCTTGAATTATTGGTGGCATTAATTCAAGCATATGTTTTTACGCTTTTGTCTGCCTTATATCTCGGTATGGCTACGGAAGAGCACCATTAA
- a CDS encoding radical SAM protein gives MKIFESYIILRKLTLRKIVNAIKLYLSYLLFIVFKTKIRRGYPVSISVEPTSFCNLECPECPAGKKELTRFNGNIDFGLYRKIIDEFSPYLLNLILYFQGEPYLNKEIFKLIEYSAKEKKVFTTSSTNGHYLNEENAEKTIRSGLDRLIISVDGTTQEVYEQYRKKGDLNKVTEGIKNIVHWKKKLKSKTPQIVLQFLVFKFNEHQINDIKLLSKKLGADKFELKSAQIYNFENDTTFIPTNDKYSRYKKAETGKYIIKNKLKNRCKRMWESSVITNTGDVLHCCFDKNADYSYGNLKETSFKKLNNNSSALMFRKMLNSGRKQIDICKNCTEGLFR, from the coding sequence ATGAAAATATTTGAATCTTATATCATATTAAGAAAATTAACTTTAAGAAAAATTGTTAATGCGATTAAGTTATATTTAAGTTATTTGCTTTTCATTGTTTTTAAGACAAAAATCAGACGAGGATATCCTGTCAGTATTTCCGTTGAACCAACATCTTTTTGCAATCTTGAATGTCCTGAATGTCCTGCCGGGAAAAAGGAACTTACAAGATTTAACGGTAATATTGATTTCGGTTTGTATCGAAAGATCATTGATGAGTTTTCACCTTATTTGTTGAATTTAATACTGTATTTTCAAGGTGAACCATATTTAAATAAAGAAATCTTCAAGCTGATTGAATATTCTGCAAAAGAAAAAAAAGTATTTACAACAAGTTCAACCAACGGTCATTATTTGAATGAAGAAAATGCAGAAAAAACAATTCGATCAGGATTAGACCGATTGATTATCTCTGTTGACGGTACAACACAAGAAGTTTACGAGCAATATAGAAAGAAAGGTGATTTGAACAAAGTAACAGAAGGGATTAAAAATATTGTTCATTGGAAAAAGAAACTCAAATCAAAAACTCCGCAAATAGTTTTACAATTTCTCGTTTTTAAATTTAATGAACATCAAATTAATGATATAAAACTATTGAGTAAGAAATTGGGAGCAGACAAATTTGAATTAAAATCAGCACAGATATATAATTTTGAAAATGACACAACTTTTATACCTACAAATGATAAATATTCCAGATATAAAAAAGCCGAAACAGGTAAATACATCATTAAAAACAAATTAAAAAACAGATGTAAACGTATGTGGGAATCTTCTGTTATAACAAATACGGGCGATGTATTACACTGTTGTTTTGATAAAAATGCAGATTATTCATACGGAAACTTAAAAGAAACCTCTTTTAAAAAATTAAACAATAACTCATCTGCTTTAATGTTCAGAAAGATGTTAAACTCAGGACGAAAACAAATTGACATTTGTAAAAATTGTACGGAGGGTTTGTTTCGATAA
- the atpE gene encoding ATP synthase F0 subunit C, translated as MELLLVLLQAVADYSAIGAGLGAAVAVVGAGIGIGNIGGKAMDAIARQPEAAGDIRSNMIVAAALIEGVAFFAVVVCLLIVL; from the coding sequence ATGGAATTATTATTAGTCTTATTACAAGCAGTTGCTGATTATTCAGCAATTGGAGCAGGTTTAGGAGCTGCTGTTGCGGTTGTTGGTGCAGGCATCGGAATCGGGAATATCGGCGGCAAAGCAATGGATGCAATTGCACGTCAACCTGAAGCAGCCGGTGACATAAGATCAAATATGATCGTTGCTGCCGCACTTATTGAAGGTGTTGCTTTCTTTGCGGTTGTGGTCTGCTTGTTGATTGTTCTTTAA
- a CDS encoding tetratricopeptide repeat protein, whose amino-acid sequence MSYIAKFNPYSMDNETILAVATGRKYLLNQVLGTLTDNLETSSVAQHFVIRGPRGMGKSFFLKYLQINFNNTEKFKNCDFLLLPEEQNNINSPSDLIKLILNQAKGHSGEKITSLWEEPEDVWQNELSKLKKYISEKKKLHNNYMLVVVIENLNDFLRNIKSEKKTEKLYESRFRHLLEKIKYFTVIGATPVIESEATDGDYNSRLFHAFKKYKLRTWTEDDYSKYFERRKNVKIEEQGVTFSKEQTALMKAKLKALSQFTGGSPRMAVVLTNLLLDDDLISTVKTLFGLIDDLTPYYQDLTKSIPPKSKILFDTLIRKGENLSQSELAKMVGATQSKVSKAFLWLKYNGYIIGKKRMNSPAFSYKVADRIHVLYYQLREIHHNKKITPIWLLSDFLVAFYQENELHSYANKYLTEQPGGEANDIAKVYLMSAGLYKEEQLPDFEKSEDWLEYIKEFQNLKDTKSEPKELKSIEETIILNKLMLKKYKKDKNVYEQIFYLSRIAMDLRELKKHKEAIEYQFKIYELRKQKKNIPEQAWSLYEIGLNYRELKEYRKAIEYHKKSFELYNQENNFHLKVWNLELIGINYDYLNEHNKAIDFCKKAYNLNILENRISGQSFDLVLIARSFKKLKKHKEAIEYIKKAYELNKQTNNIDEQAWNLGHIGENYILLNKWNKAIELLKPDFEENEQIIKGFGGAINFTKKNTGISKAFEVGNRLLNLIKDKKDILNVNITISYLFAKLLNDDISKNLFIDICEEALYIFPEKDTQLIINAAMHSVKYIESGKDEKYLEKLDPDTAIAIEAIVKEANL is encoded by the coding sequence ATGAGTTATATTGCAAAATTCAATCCTTACAGTATGGATAACGAGACCATACTTGCTGTCGCAACAGGCAGAAAATATTTATTAAATCAAGTTTTGGGAACTTTAACAGATAATTTAGAAACATCATCTGTTGCACAGCATTTTGTAATCAGAGGACCGAGAGGAATGGGAAAATCTTTTTTCTTAAAATACTTGCAAATTAATTTTAACAATACGGAAAAATTCAAGAATTGTGATTTCTTACTTCTCCCGGAAGAACAAAACAATATTAATTCTCCTTCCGATTTAATTAAGTTAATTTTAAATCAGGCAAAAGGTCATTCCGGAGAAAAAATAACATCTCTTTGGGAAGAACCGGAAGATGTTTGGCAAAATGAATTATCCAAACTAAAAAAATATATTTCTGAAAAGAAAAAATTGCATAATAACTATATGTTGGTTGTTGTAATAGAAAATCTTAATGATTTTTTAAGAAATATAAAATCTGAAAAAAAAACCGAAAAACTTTATGAATCTCGTTTCAGGCACTTATTAGAAAAGATTAAATATTTTACGGTAATAGGTGCTACACCCGTAATTGAATCAGAAGCAACAGATGGTGACTATAACAGCAGGCTTTTTCATGCTTTTAAAAAATACAAATTAAGAACTTGGACAGAAGATGATTATTCCAAGTATTTTGAAAGACGAAAGAATGTAAAAATTGAAGAGCAAGGAGTAACATTTTCAAAAGAACAAACAGCTTTAATGAAAGCAAAACTGAAAGCATTAAGTCAATTTACCGGCGGAAGTCCGCGAATGGCTGTTGTTTTGACTAACCTCCTATTAGATGATGACCTGATTTCTACCGTAAAAACATTATTTGGTTTAATAGATGATTTAACACCTTATTATCAAGACTTAACGAAAAGCATTCCGCCTAAAAGCAAAATATTGTTTGATACCTTGATACGAAAAGGAGAAAACCTATCGCAAAGTGAATTGGCAAAAATGGTAGGTGCAACACAAAGCAAAGTTTCCAAAGCTTTTCTTTGGTTAAAATACAACGGATATATTATCGGAAAAAAACGAATGAACAGCCCGGCATTTTCATATAAAGTGGCAGACAGAATTCATGTTTTATACTATCAACTTCGAGAAATACACCATAACAAAAAGATAACACCCATTTGGTTATTATCAGATTTTTTGGTAGCGTTTTATCAGGAAAACGAACTTCACAGCTATGCAAATAAATATTTAACAGAACAACCCGGCGGAGAAGCAAATGATATAGCAAAAGTGTATTTAATGTCGGCAGGATTATACAAAGAAGAGCAATTGCCTGATTTTGAAAAATCGGAAGATTGGTTGGAATATATTAAAGAATTTCAGAATCTGAAAGATACTAAATCTGAACCAAAAGAATTAAAAAGTATTGAGGAAACAATAATACTCAATAAACTAATGCTTAAAAAATACAAGAAAGATAAGAACGTTTATGAACAAATATTTTATTTGAGCCGTATAGCAATGGATTTAAGGGAATTGAAAAAACACAAAGAAGCTATTGAATATCAATTTAAAATATATGAATTAAGAAAACAGAAAAAAAACATTCCTGAACAAGCATGGAGTTTATATGAAATAGGATTAAACTATAGAGAATTAAAAGAATATAGAAAGGCAATAGAATATCATAAAAAATCATTTGAATTGTACAATCAAGAAAATAATTTTCATCTAAAAGTATGGAATTTGGAACTAATTGGTATTAACTATGACTATCTAAATGAACATAATAAAGCGATTGATTTCTGTAAAAAAGCTTATAATTTAAATATACTAGAAAATAGAATATCTGGACAATCTTTTGATTTGGTTCTAATTGCTCGAAGTTTTAAAAAACTAAAAAAACATAAAGAAGCTATTGAATATATTAAAAAAGCTTATGAATTAAATAAGCAAACAAACAACATCGATGAGCAAGCATGGAATCTTGGGCACATTGGCGAAAATTACATTTTGTTAAACAAATGGAATAAAGCAATTGAATTATTAAAACCTGATTTTGAAGAAAACGAACAAATAATAAAAGGATTTGGCGGTGCAATTAATTTCACGAAAAAAAACACAGGTATTTCAAAAGCTTTTGAAGTTGGTAATCGTCTACTGAATCTTATTAAAGATAAAAAAGATATTTTAAATGTAAATATTACAATCAGTTATCTTTTTGCAAAATTATTAAATGATGATATCTCAAAAAATCTTTTCATAGATATATGCGAAGAAGCATTATATATATTTCCTGAAAAAGACACACAACTAATTATCAATGCAGCAATGCACAGTGTAAAATATATTGAAAGCGGAAAGGATGAAAAATATTTGGAAAAATTAGACCCTGATACGGCTATTGCGATAGAAGCAATAGTTAAAGAAGCTAACTTATAG
- the nadB gene encoding L-aspartate oxidase, with the protein MKKITDFLVIGSGLAGLMYALKVSKYGKVIVITKSKITDTNTNKAQGGIASVNNKPDSYEKHVQDTLIAGDGLCNEQVVRKVITEGPEMIKELIEAGAMFDKNSDGTYNLGREGGHSENRIFHHKDNTGAEIQRALTEEVLRNKNIEVYEDFFAIDIITQHHLGYTVIRNKSDIECYGAYVLNTGTQKIERILSKITFAATGGLGSIYDITTNPQVATGDGIAMAYRAKALITDMEFVQFHPTALYNKKERPSFLITEALRGFGAKLKNKSGEEFMYKYDERKELAPRDIVARAIDTEMKISGDEYVCLDCTQLDSEELKSHFPNIYKKCLTIDIDITKNMIPVAPAAHYLVGGIKVDTEGRTSIKHLYAAGECSSTGLHGANRLASNSLLEALVFADKAAETSSKLIKDISIQEEIPEWQDEGTTHPEEMILITQEFRELQQIMTCYVGIVRSNLRLNRALSRLDILYNETRRLYDHSKVSKEICQLRNSINIAYLIIKMAKKRKESRGLHYTLDYPEKGKIL; encoded by the coding sequence ATGAAAAAAATAACAGACTTTTTAGTTATCGGTTCAGGCCTTGCCGGACTTATGTATGCATTAAAAGTTTCAAAATACGGAAAGGTAATAGTCATAACAAAAAGTAAAATAACAGACACAAATACAAATAAAGCACAAGGCGGAATTGCTTCTGTAAATAACAAACCTGATTCATATGAAAAACATGTTCAGGATACTTTAATTGCCGGAGACGGATTATGTAATGAACAGGTAGTAAGAAAAGTTATTACCGAAGGGCCTGAGATGATAAAAGAATTGATTGAAGCGGGTGCAATGTTTGATAAAAATTCTGACGGAACTTATAACCTCGGAAGAGAAGGCGGTCATTCAGAAAACAGGATATTTCATCATAAAGATAATACAGGAGCTGAAATTCAAAGAGCACTTACGGAAGAAGTTTTGAGAAACAAAAATATTGAAGTCTATGAAGATTTTTTTGCAATTGACATTATTACTCAACATCATCTCGGATATACTGTAATAAGAAATAAAAGTGATATAGAATGCTATGGGGCTTATGTTTTAAACACCGGCACACAAAAAATTGAAAGAATTTTATCTAAAATAACTTTTGCGGCAACAGGCGGACTCGGGAGTATATATGATATTACAACTAATCCGCAAGTAGCAACCGGAGACGGAATTGCAATGGCATACAGAGCTAAAGCATTAATTACGGATATGGAATTTGTACAATTTCATCCTACAGCTTTATATAACAAGAAAGAACGGCCTTCATTTTTAATAACGGAAGCATTAAGAGGGTTTGGGGCAAAACTGAAAAACAAATCAGGTGAAGAATTTATGTATAAATATGATGAGCGTAAAGAACTTGCACCAAGAGATATTGTAGCAAGAGCAATTGATACAGAAATGAAGATCAGCGGGGATGAATATGTATGTTTGGATTGTACGCAACTTGATTCGGAAGAATTAAAATCACATTTCCCGAATATTTATAAAAAATGCTTAACAATTGATATTGATATTACAAAAAACATGATTCCCGTTGCTCCTGCTGCACATTATTTAGTAGGAGGGATTAAAGTTGACACAGAAGGCAGAACATCAATAAAACACCTGTATGCTGCCGGTGAATGTTCTTCGACAGGACTACACGGTGCAAACAGATTAGCATCAAACTCTTTATTGGAGGCATTGGTATTTGCAGATAAAGCTGCGGAAACATCTTCAAAACTTATTAAAGATATTAGTATTCAAGAAGAAATTCCTGAATGGCAAGATGAAGGCACAACACATCCGGAAGAGATGATTCTTATAACACAAGAATTCAGAGAACTGCAGCAAATCATGACATGTTATGTTGGTATTGTTCGCTCTAATTTAAGGCTTAACAGAGCATTGTCCAGATTAGACATTTTATATAATGAAACAAGAAGATTGTATGACCATTCAAAAGTATCTAAAGAAATTTGCCAATTAAGAAATTCTATTAATATTGCCTATTTAATTATAAAAATGGCTAAGAAAAGAAAAGAAAGCAGAGGCTTGCATTATACTTTAGATTATCCGGAAAAAGGAAAGATATTATAG
- a CDS encoding Spy/CpxP family protein refolding chaperone, translated as MKTRSIIIIALMIFVSGSIFAQGNPNANNKKADRPFMNIPDLTEDQKDQIKEMRIMHMKEVMPLKNELNEKEAHLQTISTGENVDLNKVYTVIDEIAEIRVNTAKKRAAFRQEVRKVLTEDQRVFFDMHSGHKKNKHMMHKPHHRG; from the coding sequence ATGAAAACAAGAAGTATAATAATTATTGCTTTAATGATATTTGTATCAGGAAGCATTTTTGCACAGGGAAATCCTAATGCAAATAACAAAAAAGCTGATCGCCCTTTTATGAATATACCTGATCTTACTGAAGATCAAAAAGATCAAATAAAGGAAATGAGAATCATGCACATGAAAGAAGTTATGCCCTTAAAAAATGAGTTAAATGAAAAAGAAGCTCATTTGCAAACAATATCTACCGGCGAGAATGTTGATTTGAATAAAGTTTATACTGTTATTGACGAGATAGCTGAAATAAGGGTTAATACGGCAAAAAAACGAGCTGCTTTCAGACAAGAAGTAAGAAAAGTCTTAACAGAAGATCAGCGTGTATTTTTTGATATGCATTCAGGGCATAAGAAGAATAAGCATATGATGCACAAACCTCACCATAGAGGGTAA